One Chlorobaculum limnaeum genomic window carries:
- the rpoC gene encoding DNA-directed RNA polymerase subunit beta', giving the protein MIFSQGSSPIKGDFSKIKFSIASPESILAHSRGEVLKPETINYRTFKPERDGLMCEKIFGPTKDWECYCGKYKRVRYKGIICDRCGVEVTTKSVRRERMGHISLAVPVVHTWFFRSVPSKIGALLDLSTKELERIIYYEVYVVINPGEPGEKQGIKKFDRLTEEQYFQIITEYEDNQDLEDNDPAKFVAKMGGEAIHMLLKGLNLDEIAVHLRRVLKESGSEQKRADALKRLKVVESFRKSYEPQKRTRKKTTGLFPEEESPELYIYEGNKPEYMVMEVVPVIPPELRPLVPLEGGRFATSDLNDLYRRVIIRNNRLKKLIDIRAPEVILRNEKRMLQEAVDALFDNSRKANAVKTGESNRPLKSLSDALKGKQGRFRQNLLGKRVDYSGRSVIVVGPELQLHQCGLPKSMAIELFQPFVIRRLVERGIAKSVKSAKKLIDKKDPVVWDVLEKVIDGRPVLLNRAPTLHRLGIQAFQPTLIEGKAIQLHPLVCTAFNADFDGDQMAVHVPLSQEAQLEASLLMLSSHNLILPQSGKPVTVPSQDMVLGMYYLTKSRPGDTGEGQLFYSMEEVIIAYNESRVGLHAQIFVKYDGKVDQKFDPVRLVDTLLPEEQVEKKVWLKSQIEQKRVLVTTVGRVIFNQHVPEKIGFINKLINKKVAKELIAQLSSEVGNVETARFLDNIKEVGFGYAMRGGLSIGLSDAIVPETKVRHIKNAQRDSAKVIKEYNRGTLTDNERYNQIVDVWQKTSNLVADESYEKLKKDRDGFNPLYMMLDSGARGSREQVRQLTGMRGLIARPQKSMSGQPGEIIENPIISNLKEGLTVLEYFISTHGARKGLSDTSLKTADAGYLTRRLHDVAQDVIVTIDDCGTTRGLHVERNIEEETSGQIKFREKIKGRVAARDIVDVITDNVVVKAGEIITDELADRIQDTAGVEEAEIRSVLTCESKVGICSKCYGTNLSVHKLVEIGEAVGVIAAQSIGEPGTQLTLRTFHQGGAAQGGISETETKAFYEGQVELEDVKSVEHSIITEDGIEETRQIVIQKNGKLNIIDPDSGKVLKRYVVPHGAHINVEQGHMVRKEQVLFSSEPNSTQIIAEMPGFARFIDIEKGVTYKEEVDPQTGFAQHTIINWRSKLRASETREPRVAIVTESGEIRKTYPVPIKSNLYVEDGQKIVPGDIIAKVPRNLDRVGGDITAGLPKVTELFEARIPTDPAIVTEIDGYVSFGSQRRSSKEIKVKIDFGEEKVYYVQVGKHVLATEGDEVKAGDPLTDGAVSPQDILRIQGPNAVQQYLVNEIQKVYQINAGVEINDKHLEVIVRQMLQKVRVEEPGDTDLLPGDLIDRAAFIEANEAVAEKVRVIDRGDAPARILEGQLYKQRDITKLNRELRRNSKLLITIEPALQATSHPVLLGITSAALQTESVISAASFQETTKVLTDAAVAGKVDHLAGLKENVIVGKLIPAGTGLRKYRAIKLRNNGAEESGSVEKATVAEA; this is encoded by the coding sequence ATGATATTTTCACAGGGATCATCACCGATCAAGGGTGATTTTTCAAAGATAAAGTTCAGCATCGCCTCTCCGGAGAGCATTCTGGCCCATTCGCGAGGTGAGGTGCTCAAGCCGGAAACCATCAACTACCGCACCTTCAAGCCGGAACGCGACGGCCTGATGTGCGAGAAAATATTCGGTCCTACCAAGGACTGGGAGTGCTACTGCGGCAAATACAAGCGTGTGCGCTACAAAGGCATCATCTGCGACCGCTGTGGCGTCGAAGTCACCACCAAGAGCGTGCGCCGCGAGCGCATGGGCCACATCTCGCTGGCCGTGCCGGTGGTGCACACCTGGTTCTTCCGCTCCGTGCCGAGCAAGATCGGCGCGTTGCTCGATCTCTCCACCAAGGAGCTGGAACGCATCATCTACTACGAAGTGTACGTGGTCATCAACCCCGGCGAGCCGGGCGAGAAGCAGGGCATCAAGAAGTTCGACCGCCTGACCGAGGAGCAGTATTTCCAGATCATCACCGAGTACGAGGACAACCAGGATCTCGAAGATAACGATCCGGCCAAGTTTGTCGCCAAGATGGGCGGCGAGGCGATACACATGCTGCTCAAGGGGTTGAACCTCGACGAGATCGCCGTCCACCTTCGCAGGGTGCTCAAGGAGAGCGGTTCGGAGCAGAAGCGCGCCGACGCGCTCAAGCGCCTCAAGGTTGTCGAGTCCTTCCGCAAGAGCTACGAACCGCAGAAGCGCACGAGGAAAAAAACGACCGGTCTCTTCCCCGAAGAGGAGTCGCCGGAGCTGTATATCTACGAGGGCAACAAGCCCGAGTACATGGTGATGGAGGTCGTGCCGGTCATTCCGCCGGAACTGCGTCCCCTTGTGCCGCTCGAAGGGGGCCGTTTCGCCACCTCCGATCTGAACGATCTGTACCGCCGCGTGATCATTCGCAACAACCGCCTGAAAAAGCTGATTGACATTCGCGCCCCCGAGGTCATCCTCAGGAACGAGAAGCGCATGTTGCAGGAGGCGGTCGATGCGCTCTTCGACAACTCGCGCAAGGCCAACGCGGTCAAGACCGGCGAGTCGAATCGCCCGCTGAAGTCGCTCTCAGACGCACTCAAGGGCAAGCAGGGCCGCTTCCGTCAGAACCTGCTCGGCAAGCGCGTCGATTACTCCGGCCGTTCGGTTATCGTCGTCGGCCCGGAGCTTCAGCTCCACCAGTGCGGTCTGCCAAAGAGCATGGCCATTGAGCTGTTCCAGCCCTTCGTCATCCGCCGCCTCGTCGAGCGCGGCATCGCCAAGTCGGTGAAGTCGGCAAAGAAGCTGATCGACAAGAAAGACCCGGTGGTTTGGGATGTGCTCGAAAAGGTGATCGATGGACGCCCGGTGTTGCTGAACCGCGCGCCGACCCTGCACCGACTCGGTATACAGGCGTTCCAGCCGACTCTCATCGAGGGTAAGGCGATCCAGCTTCACCCGCTCGTCTGTACGGCGTTCAACGCTGACTTCGACGGTGACCAGATGGCTGTGCACGTGCCGCTGTCGCAGGAGGCGCAGCTCGAAGCATCACTGCTCATGCTTTCGTCGCACAACCTCATTCTGCCGCAGTCCGGCAAGCCCGTCACCGTGCCTTCGCAGGACATGGTGCTCGGGATGTACTATCTCACCAAGTCGCGTCCTGGCGACACGGGCGAAGGCCAGCTTTTCTATTCGATGGAAGAGGTGATCATTGCCTACAACGAGTCGCGCGTTGGACTTCATGCACAGATTTTCGTCAAATACGACGGAAAGGTCGATCAGAAGTTCGATCCGGTTCGCCTGGTCGATACGCTGCTGCCCGAAGAGCAGGTCGAAAAGAAGGTCTGGCTGAAGAGCCAGATCGAGCAGAAGAGAGTGCTCGTCACCACGGTAGGAAGAGTGATTTTCAACCAGCACGTGCCTGAAAAGATTGGCTTCATCAACAAGCTGATCAACAAGAAGGTGGCCAAGGAGCTGATCGCCCAGCTCTCCAGCGAGGTCGGCAACGTCGAAACCGCCCGTTTCCTCGACAACATCAAGGAGGTTGGTTTCGGCTACGCCATGAGGGGCGGCCTCTCCATCGGTCTCTCCGACGCGATCGTGCCGGAGACCAAGGTCAGGCATATCAAGAACGCCCAGAGAGACAGCGCCAAGGTTATCAAGGAGTACAACCGCGGCACGCTGACCGATAACGAGCGTTACAACCAGATCGTCGACGTCTGGCAGAAGACATCCAACCTCGTGGCCGACGAGTCATACGAGAAGCTCAAGAAAGATCGCGACGGCTTTAACCCGCTCTACATGATGCTCGATTCGGGCGCCCGAGGCTCCCGCGAGCAGGTCAGGCAGCTCACCGGCATGAGGGGTCTGATCGCCCGACCGCAGAAGTCGATGTCCGGCCAGCCGGGCGAGATCATCGAGAACCCGATCATCTCGAACCTCAAGGAGGGGCTGACGGTGCTCGAATACTTCATCTCGACGCACGGTGCCCGTAAGGGTCTTTCCGATACCTCGCTCAAGACGGCTGACGCCGGATACCTGACGAGGCGTCTGCACGACGTGGCGCAGGATGTGATCGTCACCATCGACGACTGCGGCACCACCCGCGGCCTGCACGTGGAGCGGAACATCGAGGAGGAGACCAGCGGCCAGATCAAGTTCCGCGAGAAGATCAAGGGGCGTGTTGCCGCACGCGACATCGTCGATGTCATCACCGACAATGTGGTCGTCAAGGCAGGCGAGATCATTACCGACGAGCTTGCCGATCGCATCCAGGATACGGCGGGCGTCGAAGAGGCGGAAATCCGCTCGGTGCTTACCTGCGAATCCAAGGTGGGTATCTGCTCGAAGTGTTACGGCACCAACCTTTCGGTGCACAAGCTGGTCGAAATCGGCGAGGCGGTCGGCGTCATCGCGGCGCAGTCCATCGGCGAGCCGGGTACGCAGCTTACTCTTCGTACCTTCCACCAGGGCGGCGCGGCGCAGGGCGGTATCTCCGAAACCGAGACCAAGGCATTCTACGAAGGCCAGGTCGAACTCGAGGATGTGAAGAGCGTCGAACACTCAATCATCACCGAGGACGGTATCGAAGAGACCCGTCAGATCGTCATCCAGAAGAACGGCAAGCTCAACATCATCGATCCCGATTCGGGCAAGGTGCTCAAGCGTTACGTCGTTCCGCATGGCGCGCACATTAACGTCGAACAGGGGCATATGGTGCGCAAGGAGCAGGTGCTCTTCAGCAGCGAGCCGAACAGCACCCAGATCATCGCTGAAATGCCCGGTTTTGCCCGCTTTATCGACATCGAGAAGGGCGTTACCTACAAGGAGGAGGTTGACCCGCAGACCGGCTTTGCCCAGCACACCATCATCAACTGGCGTTCGAAGCTGCGCGCATCCGAGACCCGTGAACCGCGCGTGGCGATTGTGACCGAGTCTGGTGAGATCAGGAAAACCTATCCGGTGCCGATCAAGTCCAACCTCTACGTAGAGGACGGCCAGAAGATCGTGCCTGGCGATATTATCGCCAAGGTGCCGAGGAACCTCGACCGCGTCGGCGGCGACATCACCGCCGGTCTGCCGAAGGTGACCGAGCTGTTCGAGGCGCGCATCCCGACCGATCCGGCGATTGTTACCGAGATCGACGGTTATGTGAGCTTCGGTTCACAGCGCCGCAGCAGCAAGGAGATCAAGGTCAAGATCGACTTTGGCGAGGAGAAGGTGTACTATGTGCAGGTCGGTAAGCACGTGCTCGCCACCGAAGGCGACGAGGTCAAGGCTGGCGATCCGCTGACCGACGGCGCGGTCTCGCCGCAGGACATCTTGCGCATTCAGGGTCCCAACGCTGTGCAGCAGTACCTTGTCAACGAAATCCAGAAGGTCTACCAGATCAACGCGGGTGTAGAGATCAACGACAAGCACCTCGAGGTGATTGTGCGCCAGATGCTCCAGAAGGTGCGCGTCGAGGAGCCAGGTGACACCGATTTGCTACCCGGCGACCTGATCGACAGGGCCGCCTTCATCGAAGCGAACGAAGCCGTGGCCGAGAAGGTCAGGGTGATCGACCGAGGCGATGCTCCGGCAAGAATACTGGAGGGGCAGCTTTACAAGCAGCGTGACATCACCAAGCTGAACCGCGAGCTTCGCCGGAACAGCAAGCTGCTTATCACCATTGAACCGGCACTGCAAGCCACATCGCATCCCGTGTTACTTGGCATCACAAGCGCCGCGTTGCAGACCGAAAGCGTCATTTCAGCGGCCTCCTTCCAGGAGACAACCAAAGTGCTTACCGACGCCGCTGTTGCGGGTAAGGTTGATCACCTTGCGGGTCTGAAAGAGAACGTCATTGTTGGCAAGCTCATTCCTGCCGGCACCGGTCTGCGCAAATACCGCGCGATCAAGCTCCGCAACAATGGAGCCGAGGAATCAGGCTCCGTCGAGAAAGCGACGGTCGCTGAAGCATGA